A DNA window from Halobacterium sp. DL1 contains the following coding sequences:
- a CDS encoding orc / cell division control protein 6, whose product MIRDARVLRAGFVPREVEHRDAEVNHLSSVLEPITNGEPADTAIVTGPSGTGKTCISKFVTERLREEVLDVEATYVNCWRNYTRFRTLYQILDDLGATIDIHRQSTPHDELVDRLQQHDGPRTVVILDEVDQLEDPSVIYDLHSLPQFAIICIANKEEELFSRVDDRLVSRLRSSEHVRMDKYHDEQLYDILSARAKWGLDEDVITDDQLYRIADAAAGDARLAIGILRTAAGRADRENHEHITDDMLLDAAEDARAQIKQRSLDSLTPHQRVVYEVVREHGPVGPSEIHERYTEEADDPRTKRTVRTYLSKMAQYNLLEAEGTSRDREYSLVDSTAASPME is encoded by the coding sequence ATGATTCGCGATGCTCGCGTCCTTCGCGCCGGGTTCGTCCCTCGAGAAGTTGAGCATCGCGACGCCGAAGTCAACCACCTCTCAAGCGTCCTCGAACCAATCACGAACGGCGAACCCGCCGACACCGCCATCGTCACCGGGCCCAGCGGCACCGGAAAGACCTGCATCTCGAAGTTCGTCACCGAACGGCTCAGGGAAGAAGTCCTTGACGTCGAGGCCACCTACGTCAACTGCTGGCGCAACTACACCCGATTCCGGACGCTCTATCAGATCCTCGACGACCTCGGCGCCACCATCGACATCCACCGCCAGTCGACGCCGCACGACGAACTCGTCGACCGACTCCAACAGCACGACGGCCCGCGAACAGTCGTTATCCTTGACGAGGTCGATCAGTTGGAGGACCCCAGCGTCATCTACGACCTCCACAGCCTCCCGCAGTTCGCAATTATTTGCATCGCGAACAAGGAAGAGGAGCTGTTCAGCCGCGTCGACGACCGGCTTGTGAGTCGGCTGCGCTCCAGCGAACACGTCCGAATGGACAAGTACCACGACGAGCAGCTGTACGATATCTTGAGTGCTCGGGCGAAGTGGGGGCTCGACGAGGACGTCATCACCGACGACCAGCTCTACCGGATCGCTGACGCAGCCGCCGGCGACGCCCGTCTCGCAATTGGTATCCTCCGAACAGCCGCGGGCAGGGCTGATCGCGAAAATCACGAGCACATCACCGACGACATGCTACTGGACGCCGCCGAGGATGCGCGGGCCCAAATCAAACAGCGAAGTCTCGACTCGCTCACACCCCACCAGCGCGTCGTCTACGAGGTTGTGCGCGAACACGGGCCGGTTGGGCCCAGCGAGATTCACGAGCGCTATACTGAGGAGGCAGATGACCCGCGGACCAAACGGACTGTGCGAACGTACCTCTCGAAGATGGCACAGTACAACCTTCTGGAAGCGGAGGGAACGAGTCGGGACCGGGAGTATTCCCTTGTTGATTCGACAGCAGCATCGCCGATGGAGTGA
- a CDS encoding CRISPR-associated protein Csh2 — translation MTDDTYADDSYDPVTNRSEIVFCYDAVDANPNGNPLSGANRPRIDPETQQAIVTDVRLKRYLRDQLDDDGHGVYVRNVKNDAGKQSSREDLLADRMRELDPDDWDLGDLDDDEAAELREEVFGTFLDASADVRYFGATMSVDMKGNYEGFEDYLPDHFTGPVQFSPAKTLHPVTENEEYNSLTSVIATGEGKEQGGFDLDDHRIQYGFIAFHGLVDENGAADTKLSEADVERLDTLPWRAIKNQTISRSKVGQEPRLYLRVEYEDESFHLGGLTRDLDIDEEHSAPVDELRNVRDFMLDGTDLVSRLGRHADRIARVRVVASDVLDVTVGDEVYTAGDKPSEHGFYDALREAVGDAVEVVDVYDEAAATMPK, via the coding sequence ATGACTGACGACACATACGCCGACGACAGCTACGACCCCGTAACGAACCGCTCCGAGATCGTCTTCTGCTACGACGCCGTCGACGCCAACCCGAACGGGAATCCCCTGAGCGGGGCAAATCGACCGCGGATCGATCCCGAGACCCAGCAGGCGATCGTGACGGACGTCCGGCTGAAGCGCTACCTCCGCGACCAGCTAGACGACGACGGCCACGGCGTCTACGTGCGGAACGTGAAAAACGATGCGGGCAAGCAGTCCTCACGTGAAGACCTGCTTGCCGACCGGATGCGTGAACTAGATCCGGACGACTGGGACCTCGGCGACCTGGACGACGACGAGGCCGCCGAACTCCGCGAAGAGGTGTTTGGCACCTTCCTCGACGCCAGCGCCGACGTACGGTATTTCGGCGCGACGATGAGCGTCGACATGAAGGGGAATTACGAGGGGTTCGAGGACTACCTCCCAGACCACTTTACCGGCCCTGTCCAGTTCTCGCCCGCGAAGACGCTCCACCCCGTAACCGAGAACGAGGAGTACAACAGCCTCACTAGCGTCATCGCGACTGGCGAAGGGAAGGAACAAGGTGGGTTCGACCTCGACGACCACCGCATTCAGTACGGCTTCATCGCGTTTCATGGGTTGGTCGACGAGAATGGTGCCGCTGACACGAAGCTCTCCGAGGCGGACGTCGAGCGCCTGGACACCCTACCGTGGCGCGCGATCAAGAACCAGACAATCAGCCGGAGCAAGGTCGGCCAAGAGCCACGACTCTACCTCCGTGTCGAGTACGAGGACGAGAGCTTCCACCTCGGTGGGCTCACTCGCGATCTCGATATCGACGAAGAGCACTCGGCACCTGTCGACGAACTTCGGAACGTTCGGGATTTCATGCTCGACGGGACCGATCTCGTCTCCCGGTTGGGCCGCCACGCCGACCGTATCGCCCGCGTTCGTGTCGTCGCCAGCGACGTGCTCGACGTGACCGTCGGCGATGAGGTCTACACTGCGGGCGACAAGCCCAGCGAGCATGGCTTCTATGACGCGCTCCGCGAGGCTGTCGGCGACGCGGTCGAGGTCGTCGACGTCTACGACGAGGCTGCCGCGACGATGCCCAAGTGA
- a CDS encoding helicase: MVDFTDRPSHIGPDGEQIPLEEHLDDVRERVGWLVPDDAETPEGNSLSELAEVVTRVHDFGKLTAWFREHLLSDDAQPTGPKHHAPISALLAHYALEARGFDGADQLVGFLAVARHHGRLPDTADYVHRASVEQSGRIQTLYRSDALEQAAHIDETVPELAEALVDRATGGAGDWETFHERLADSDAAIELPWVAEAVCSGRRLRPAPEKLPPSFYESVLQVWSALVFADKASATYLSTGIEIGRKAYRSPTPGRLEIDAYIDELQTENAETELDPRTEQMNERREDARQEVHARAKEFVDDDRNVATLTLPTGMGKTLTGLDAALTVLEGSEMASNPNEGRLVYALPYTSIIDQVAEQSRELFGTRERGERLTVDHHLADTLVSPPDEPESVADDAVENVAALLGESWRSGMVVTTFVQVFESLAGPTNARSMKLPSLYGSVVVLDEPQALPLEWWPLVDRLVELLTEEYGASVIAMTATQPELLSAGDREPFSLVADPDPYYDELDRLDFVLHPSAIAMLPGQDSEESDTIDDDAESAALSYDRAGDLVATRADDGDSVLAICNTIDSARELAESIADRTIPVDVNEVYDELLNDADESTESIPPKRTSADAARRRRSGQPLLVHLTTRHRPCDRRHLIDVASDLAEAGEPVLFVSTQLVEAGVDVSFDEVIRDFAPMDSLVQAAGRCNRSYGRNRGRVTVWQLAPPPNRETTPASAVYGRGESLTKLTGQALATVYDGDPMPEPDVTRNAVEHYFDLLDGRDVGADEYVEYLERAEAEELGRLSLIDERLAVDVIVTRTADERETVEEIRRAFGEYRWDDLDDLVESTADWQVSVPVYPGDDDTMEKLAACEPLFPDTDRLVLDGRPGRHDGYFDATDGVVIPDTSVEARLL, from the coding sequence ATGGTCGATTTCACCGACCGACCGTCACACATCGGACCAGACGGGGAACAGATCCCACTCGAAGAACATCTCGACGATGTCCGCGAGCGGGTCGGATGGCTCGTCCCCGACGACGCCGAGACGCCGGAGGGGAACTCACTCTCCGAGCTGGCGGAGGTGGTGACACGAGTCCACGATTTCGGAAAATTGACCGCGTGGTTCCGCGAGCATCTCCTTTCGGACGACGCACAGCCAACTGGACCGAAACACCACGCCCCCATATCGGCGCTACTCGCCCACTACGCGTTGGAGGCACGCGGGTTCGACGGCGCCGATCAGCTCGTCGGCTTTCTGGCCGTCGCGAGACACCACGGACGCCTCCCCGATACCGCCGACTACGTGCACCGAGCGAGCGTCGAGCAGTCCGGACGGATACAGACACTCTACCGGTCCGACGCGCTCGAACAGGCAGCACACATCGACGAGACGGTTCCTGAACTCGCTGAGGCACTCGTGGACCGAGCGACGGGCGGTGCTGGAGACTGGGAAACGTTCCACGAACGGCTCGCCGATTCCGATGCAGCCATCGAGCTCCCGTGGGTCGCGGAAGCCGTCTGTAGCGGCCGGCGACTTCGCCCCGCACCGGAGAAACTTCCTCCCAGCTTCTACGAGTCAGTGCTACAGGTCTGGAGTGCGCTCGTTTTCGCCGACAAGGCGAGCGCGACGTACCTGTCGACCGGAATCGAAATCGGCCGGAAGGCCTACCGATCGCCGACCCCTGGGCGGCTAGAAATCGACGCGTACATCGACGAACTCCAGACTGAGAACGCTGAGACAGAGCTGGACCCGCGCACGGAACAGATGAACGAGCGGCGCGAGGACGCTCGACAGGAGGTTCACGCTCGCGCCAAAGAGTTCGTCGATGACGATCGGAACGTCGCGACGCTGACGCTCCCGACGGGCATGGGGAAGACACTCACTGGACTGGACGCCGCCCTAACAGTGCTCGAGGGGAGTGAGATGGCGTCGAACCCTAACGAGGGGCGTCTTGTCTATGCACTGCCGTACACGTCCATTATCGATCAGGTGGCTGAACAGAGCCGCGAACTGTTCGGGACCCGTGAGAGAGGCGAACGGCTCACCGTCGACCACCACCTTGCGGATACCCTCGTCTCGCCGCCGGACGAGCCCGAATCAGTCGCCGACGACGCCGTCGAGAACGTCGCCGCCCTCCTCGGCGAGAGCTGGCGGTCGGGGATGGTCGTGACGACATTCGTCCAGGTGTTCGAGAGTCTGGCCGGGCCGACAAACGCCCGCTCGATGAAGCTCCCCTCGCTGTACGGGAGCGTGGTAGTTCTTGACGAACCGCAGGCGCTGCCGCTCGAGTGGTGGCCGCTTGTGGACCGGCTGGTCGAACTGTTGACCGAGGAGTACGGTGCGTCGGTGATCGCCATGACGGCCACTCAGCCCGAACTCCTGTCTGCGGGCGACCGAGAGCCGTTCTCCCTTGTCGCGGATCCTGATCCGTACTACGACGAGCTGGACCGGCTCGACTTCGTGCTTCACCCGTCCGCGATCGCGATGCTTCCCGGGCAGGACAGTGAAGAGAGCGATACGATCGACGACGACGCGGAGTCAGCAGCACTCTCCTACGACCGAGCCGGCGACCTCGTCGCGACCCGGGCCGACGACGGCGATTCGGTGTTGGCGATCTGCAACACGATCGACAGCGCGCGTGAGCTCGCCGAGTCAATTGCCGACCGAACAATACCAGTGGACGTCAATGAGGTGTACGACGAACTGCTCAACGACGCGGATGAATCGACCGAATCGATACCGCCCAAGCGAACGAGTGCCGACGCGGCCCGTCGACGACGCTCGGGGCAACCTCTGTTGGTCCACCTCACGACACGCCACCGGCCGTGTGACCGACGCCACCTCATCGACGTGGCGTCCGACCTCGCCGAAGCGGGTGAACCAGTGTTGTTCGTCTCCACCCAGCTGGTCGAGGCCGGCGTCGACGTGAGCTTCGACGAGGTCATCCGTGATTTCGCGCCGATGGACAGCCTCGTGCAGGCTGCGGGTCGGTGTAACCGGTCATACGGCCGCAACCGTGGGCGCGTGACGGTCTGGCAGCTCGCGCCGCCGCCGAACCGCGAGACAACGCCCGCAAGCGCGGTCTACGGTCGAGGAGAGAGTCTCACCAAATTGACTGGCCAAGCGCTGGCAACGGTCTACGACGGTGACCCGATGCCCGAGCCAGACGTTACTCGAAACGCCGTCGAACACTACTTCGACCTGCTCGATGGGCGTGACGTCGGTGCCGACGAGTACGTGGAATACCTCGAGCGGGCAGAAGCCGAAGAGCTCGGGCGACTCTCGCTCATCGACGAGCGGCTCGCCGTCGACGTGATCGTGACGAGAACGGCCGATGAGCGCGAGACCGTCGAAGAGATCCGGCGAGCGTTCGGCGAGTACCGGTGGGACGACCTGGACGACCTCGTCGAGTCGACCGCGGACTGGCAGGTCTCTGTTCCCGTCTACCCCGGCGACGACGACACGATGGAGAAGCTCGCTGCATGCGAGCCGCTGTTCCCCGACACCGACCGACTGGTGCTCGACGGGCGCCCGGGACGGCATGACGGCTACTTCGACGCCACCGACGGCGTCGTCATCCCTGACACGAGCGTGGAGGCACGTCTACTGTGA
- a CDS encoding CRISPR-associated protein Cas5 gives MAQESLESWTDEGDGLPETCLSFELRGEWGHFRRVEGNIVKQTYRIIPRTTVAGLVAAMLGLDRDSYYEAFSQNVSAVAVEPIDELRAINMPMNTLSTAKEHMTTMPSRGHARISMPDPSELRQQHNYEVLVEPAYRVDLQLANDDLRGRLQDRLCDGTSYYPPSLGLSEHLAEVTYLGEFEVTPHERETTNVDSAVLEAVDSVELTPETEVKVERSPAFMAADEGGRTTTAFQSIAYATGAEPLRVHDVKTHEVDGRRVMFS, from the coding sequence ATGGCCCAAGAGTCACTTGAGAGCTGGACCGACGAGGGCGACGGGCTCCCAGAGACGTGTCTCTCGTTCGAACTCCGCGGAGAGTGGGGTCACTTTCGACGGGTTGAGGGGAACATCGTCAAACAGACGTACCGTATCATTCCCCGGACGACCGTCGCCGGCCTCGTCGCCGCGATGCTCGGACTGGACCGAGACAGTTACTACGAGGCGTTCAGCCAGAACGTGTCGGCTGTCGCGGTGGAGCCGATCGACGAGCTCCGAGCGATCAATATGCCGATGAACACGCTCTCGACGGCCAAAGAGCACATGACGACGATGCCCAGCCGCGGGCATGCACGGATCTCGATGCCGGACCCGTCGGAACTCCGCCAGCAACACAACTACGAGGTGCTGGTCGAACCGGCCTACCGTGTCGACCTTCAGCTCGCGAACGACGATCTCCGAGGCCGACTGCAGGACCGACTCTGCGATGGGACGTCCTACTACCCGCCGAGTCTCGGCCTCTCGGAGCATCTTGCAGAGGTCACGTATCTCGGCGAGTTCGAGGTAACGCCACACGAGCGCGAGACTACCAATGTCGATTCGGCGGTACTCGAAGCCGTCGATAGCGTCGAACTTACCCCTGAAACGGAGGTCAAAGTCGAACGGTCACCGGCGTTTATGGCGGCCGACGAAGGTGGTCGGACGACGACAGCGTTCCAGTCGATTGCGTACGCAACTGGAGCGGAGCCACTCCGAGTACATGATGTCAAGACTCACGAGGTCGACGGTCGACGGGTGATGTTCTCGTGA
- a CDS encoding CRISPR-associated protein Cas6: MRLLARLHARADAAYDNAYHHKLRGRIWRALQDTEYEQYHDENHPPGFNYSNPFPPGDMQEGDERTLLISAPQEQLLVDVAEDLTTDRELNIGQMPFHIDELTSLSPDVGEPGSSGTIETGTGLLVRIPPWRCDDYGIENPGEEAVYWQPEHTIEPLREQVEANLDQKHDLFSPEYLPGPSDTEGDLFEGYELLKTFAVPLQVTADQELTFVLSKWQFNYTVRDDDHRRHLNLALDCGLGERNALGLGFCNLVEKRNPYGEPAAEVHG; the protein is encoded by the coding sequence GTGAGACTACTAGCACGGTTACACGCGCGGGCTGATGCCGCATACGACAACGCGTATCACCACAAGCTCCGAGGTCGGATCTGGCGAGCGTTACAAGACACGGAGTACGAACAGTATCATGACGAAAACCACCCACCAGGATTCAATTACAGTAACCCCTTCCCGCCGGGAGATATGCAGGAAGGGGACGAGCGAACTCTGCTAATTTCGGCCCCCCAAGAGCAACTACTGGTCGATGTTGCAGAAGACCTGACCACCGATCGCGAGCTCAATATCGGCCAGATGCCGTTCCACATCGACGAACTCACCTCACTGTCACCGGATGTCGGCGAACCAGGGAGCAGCGGAACGATCGAAACTGGCACTGGACTCCTCGTGCGCATTCCACCATGGCGTTGTGACGATTATGGAATTGAGAATCCCGGCGAAGAGGCGGTGTATTGGCAGCCAGAACACACAATCGAGCCACTGCGCGAGCAGGTCGAAGCGAATCTCGACCAGAAACATGATCTGTTCAGCCCGGAATACCTTCCCGGCCCAAGCGACACAGAGGGTGATCTCTTCGAGGGATACGAGCTACTGAAGACGTTCGCTGTCCCGCTCCAGGTAACCGCAGACCAGGAGCTAACCTTCGTGCTCTCGAAGTGGCAGTTCAACTACACCGTTCGAGACGATGACCATCGACGCCACCTCAACCTCGCGCTGGACTGCGGGCTTGGGGAACGAAACGCGCTGGGATTGGGCTTCTGTAACCTGGTCGAGAAGCGCAACCCGTACGGCGAACCCGCGGCGGAGGTCCACGGATGA
- a CDS encoding CRISPR-associated protein Csh1 yields the protein MSLLPEPSTFEKRYSDDEKLASELPDRPITSLRDLQYVYGRLYTLATAGGGEYAAYLTPEKSTDLFDEPESLLYLRVDLSGDKPRLDPDQPIGVESYGEEKVEAVAHSWYNAAKGFDHSVTHRTGKNKEPEKVAEYLHERLTAWAADDVIQEAVADHEDGWIVDALAELGESEGLRERIETAVEEQLDGKTTALTTVAVKLEPDGEYLLPGEASSVFNEAMRARKRSKLVSKGEATDSIGEATDLVTGNRGPTVGTAEDPLNYFLGKQLEKFPGFDPDEAWRTHPVSEDVAVTLMNASTFVDACDYYTMGANVYYLPYFFGRLGPADARDLYGLLYDLVHAGEMSPLESAYRSYQDTPRLQEVGERFRFYVAAVMEHQTKRFDVFGDSMDGTLFSPVELTRAHQRVLQSWLYDAEGDADHPGPGLRAVFPTPDNWDIFVPEESALLSILATGWYFEQTFAPADDDDASADDYRIRALVAVLSGEPLDVEMVLTEYVERLLEDEGEEFPSFRVSAQYAQLCALAEAGLLTGRDAYEPVTEPRQLTHNHTDDMQQDTPARADGGNVAAARETKLEQFLEQTPALAEDQPERRGSFLLGALVGQVTGYQQVSEGRSTTLIDQYPIKAVTESKLKRLASDVLDKNVIYSRENNMSGTMYREVVDRLVTTLPRIDIDGDWELDTTDLRFYYSLGVAYGMNNWASSDDEQADDQPETEEEEA from the coding sequence ATGAGTCTGCTCCCCGAGCCGTCGACGTTCGAGAAGCGTTACAGCGACGACGAGAAGCTGGCGAGCGAGCTGCCTGATCGACCGATCACCTCGCTCCGCGATCTCCAGTACGTCTACGGGCGTCTATACACGCTTGCAACCGCCGGAGGTGGCGAGTACGCAGCCTACCTGACGCCGGAAAAATCGACCGACCTGTTCGACGAGCCCGAGAGCCTACTCTATCTCCGCGTCGATCTGAGTGGAGACAAGCCCCGCCTCGACCCCGACCAACCGATCGGTGTCGAGAGCTACGGCGAGGAGAAAGTCGAGGCAGTCGCCCACTCGTGGTATAACGCCGCAAAAGGATTCGACCACAGTGTCACCCACCGAACGGGCAAGAACAAAGAGCCAGAGAAGGTCGCGGAGTATCTCCACGAACGACTCACCGCGTGGGCAGCCGACGACGTGATCCAAGAGGCTGTCGCCGATCACGAAGACGGATGGATCGTCGACGCGCTCGCCGAACTCGGCGAGAGTGAGGGACTTAGAGAGCGCATCGAGACCGCCGTTGAGGAACAGCTCGACGGCAAGACGACGGCGCTCACGACCGTCGCAGTCAAACTCGAGCCTGACGGCGAGTATCTCCTTCCGGGTGAGGCGAGTTCCGTGTTCAACGAAGCAATGCGAGCGCGCAAGCGATCGAAGCTCGTCTCGAAGGGAGAGGCTACGGACTCCATCGGTGAGGCAACCGATCTCGTGACCGGCAATCGAGGCCCGACTGTCGGGACAGCTGAGGATCCGCTGAACTACTTCCTTGGCAAGCAGCTTGAGAAGTTCCCCGGGTTCGATCCAGACGAGGCGTGGCGGACGCACCCAGTCTCGGAAGACGTTGCAGTGACGCTGATGAACGCGAGTACGTTCGTCGACGCCTGCGACTACTACACGATGGGAGCGAACGTCTACTACCTCCCGTACTTCTTCGGGCGGCTCGGTCCGGCAGACGCGAGGGACCTCTACGGACTCCTCTACGACCTAGTACACGCCGGAGAGATGAGCCCGCTAGAGAGCGCCTACCGAAGCTATCAGGACACCCCGCGACTGCAGGAAGTGGGAGAACGCTTCCGGTTCTACGTCGCCGCGGTGATGGAACACCAGACGAAGCGCTTCGACGTGTTCGGCGACAGCATGGACGGGACGCTATTCTCGCCCGTCGAGCTCACTAGAGCTCACCAGCGGGTGCTCCAGTCGTGGCTGTACGACGCGGAGGGTGACGCCGACCACCCCGGTCCGGGGCTTCGAGCCGTGTTCCCGACACCGGACAACTGGGACATCTTCGTTCCGGAGGAGTCGGCATTGCTGAGCATCCTCGCAACCGGTTGGTACTTCGAACAGACGTTCGCGCCGGCCGATGACGACGACGCCAGCGCCGACGACTACCGGATCCGTGCGCTCGTGGCTGTGCTCTCGGGCGAACCGCTCGATGTCGAGATGGTGCTCACAGAGTACGTGGAACGACTGCTCGAGGACGAGGGCGAGGAGTTCCCGAGCTTCCGTGTCTCCGCACAGTACGCACAGCTCTGTGCGCTCGCCGAAGCGGGGCTTCTCACCGGACGCGACGCGTACGAACCGGTTACAGAGCCGCGGCAGTTGACACACAACCATACAGACGATATGCAACAGGACACACCAGCCCGAGCTGACGGTGGGAACGTCGCCGCGGCTCGGGAGACGAAACTCGAACAGTTCCTTGAACAGACGCCGGCGCTCGCGGAGGATCAGCCTGAACGGCGTGGCAGTTTCCTCCTCGGCGCACTGGTCGGTCAAGTAACCGGCTACCAGCAAGTCAGTGAGGGGCGCTCGACGACGCTAATCGACCAGTACCCGATCAAGGCCGTCACAGAGTCGAAGCTGAAGCGCCTTGCCAGCGACGTCCTCGACAAGAACGTCATCTACTCCCGGGAGAACAACATGTCCGGGACGATGTACCGTGAAGTCGTCGACCGACTGGTAACGACGCTTCCCCGGATCGACATCGACGGCGATTGGGAACTCGACACGACAGACCTCCGGTTCTACTACTCGCTGGGGGTCGCCTATGGGATGAACAACTGGGCGAGCAGCGACGATGAACAGGCCGACGACCAGCCCGAAACCGAGGAGGAAGAAGCATGA
- a CDS encoding DNA polymerase I: MPFSIDFLDDGRILEWEATADGTVATERDDYTPCFYVGARDPETDLDLTTLQSVYDQHPDVVATEMVTQRPGFRRDEEAVLAVDVAHIDRVTPLARQARQLSAYPVGDLACFNVDFSREFRYCLETGADPTPASELSTLRLSVPVTETSNDVYGELSVAGDTVTGSSTDILTAVQGALETHDPDVLVCSTSEIVPTLYEMATDADVDDFSLSRWPDVDYQQLASRSTYSSYGRVGHSPARYNVPGRAIIDESNTFFYGETNLDGVLDLVSRSKKPVQELAWASIGNVLTAIQICEANDRGVLVPWNSWRHEFYKPVGTLHDADRGGFIFAPEVGLHENVHELDFSSLYPNIICTRNVSPDVIRCDCHSDRDDVPGLGYSICDDRGYLVDVLQPIIDARDEIKAAIRHEKERDDPDEDRLAELEGRSGALKWILVACFGYQGFSNAKFGRIECHEAINAFAREILLMAKQRLEAGGWRVVHGIVDSIWVIPDPDVDDEDREDLQTLATEITERVEIRLEHEAHYDWVAFVPQRESDTGALTKYFGKVAGDDDFKIRGIEARQRSTPPFIEDVQRDCLDRLDVTRSPDAVLGRLERAIDELQAGNVAVERLVERNRVSKPLEGYSQNTQNVAALKRAREQDLAVHPGQDIEYVVVDDEKSSRDRVALAHEAIGTYAASYYETQLVRAVESVLSPLGWDRSDIRRELSGERDAVLSSFGATDEQSW, translated from the coding sequence ATGCCATTCAGTATCGACTTTCTGGACGACGGCCGCATCCTAGAGTGGGAGGCAACCGCCGACGGCACCGTCGCGACCGAACGCGATGATTATACCCCATGCTTCTACGTCGGCGCTCGCGACCCAGAGACCGACCTCGACCTCACGACCCTCCAGTCGGTGTACGACCAGCACCCGGACGTCGTCGCGACCGAGATGGTTACGCAACGGCCGGGCTTTCGACGGGACGAGGAGGCCGTTCTCGCGGTCGACGTCGCCCACATCGACCGCGTCACCCCACTCGCCCGGCAAGCGCGCCAGCTGTCGGCCTATCCAGTCGGGGATCTCGCCTGTTTCAACGTCGACTTCTCGCGAGAGTTCCGGTACTGTCTGGAGACCGGCGCCGATCCGACGCCGGCGAGCGAGCTGTCGACACTGCGGCTCAGCGTCCCAGTGACCGAAACGAGCAACGATGTCTATGGGGAGCTGTCCGTTGCCGGCGACACCGTCACCGGCTCGTCGACGGATATCCTGACCGCCGTCCAAGGGGCGCTCGAAACACACGATCCGGACGTCTTGGTCTGCTCGACGAGCGAGATCGTCCCGACGCTGTACGAGATGGCGACGGACGCCGACGTCGACGACTTCTCGCTAAGTCGGTGGCCGGACGTCGATTATCAGCAGCTTGCGAGCCGGTCGACGTACTCGAGTTACGGCCGCGTCGGTCACTCGCCGGCGCGGTACAACGTGCCCGGCCGGGCGATCATCGACGAGTCGAACACGTTCTTCTACGGGGAGACAAACCTCGACGGCGTCCTCGACCTCGTGTCGCGCTCGAAAAAGCCCGTCCAGGAACTCGCGTGGGCGTCGATCGGGAACGTGCTCACCGCCATCCAAATCTGCGAGGCCAACGACCGCGGCGTCCTCGTGCCGTGGAACTCCTGGCGCCACGAGTTCTACAAGCCGGTGGGGACGCTCCACGACGCCGACCGCGGCGGCTTCATTTTCGCACCCGAGGTCGGCCTCCACGAGAACGTCCACGAACTCGACTTCTCCTCGTTGTATCCGAATATCATCTGCACTCGAAACGTCTCACCGGACGTCATCCGGTGTGACTGCCACAGCGACCGCGACGACGTCCCCGGCCTCGGGTACTCGATCTGTGACGACCGGGGCTACCTCGTCGACGTCCTCCAGCCGATCATCGACGCCCGCGACGAGATCAAGGCGGCCATCCGTCACGAGAAGGAACGGGACGACCCCGACGAGGACCGACTGGCGGAACTCGAGGGACGGTCGGGAGCGCTGAAGTGGATCCTCGTTGCCTGTTTCGGCTATCAAGGGTTCAGCAACGCGAAATTTGGCCGCATCGAGTGCCACGAGGCAATCAACGCGTTCGCTCGCGAGATTCTGCTGATGGCGAAACAGCGGCTGGAAGCCGGCGGCTGGCGGGTCGTTCACGGCATCGTCGACTCCATCTGGGTGATCCCGGATCCCGACGTCGACGACGAGGACCGCGAGGACCTCCAGACGCTCGCGACGGAGATCACAGAACGCGTCGAGATTCGGCTCGAACACGAAGCCCACTACGACTGGGTGGCGTTCGTCCCGCAGCGCGAGAGCGACACCGGCGCGCTGACCAAGTACTTCGGGAAGGTCGCCGGCGACGACGACTTCAAGATACGTGGTATCGAAGCCCGGCAGCGCTCAACCCCACCGTTCATCGAGGACGTCCAGCGGGACTGTCTCGACCGGCTCGATGTTACGCGGTCACCGGACGCGGTGCTCGGACGGCTCGAACGAGCAATCGACGAACTGCAGGCGGGCAACGTAGCAGTGGAGCGGCTTGTCGAGCGGAACCGTGTCTCCAAGCCGCTGGAAGGCTACTCACAGAATACCCAGAACGTGGCCGCCTTGAAGCGAGCCCGCGAGCAGGATCTGGCAGTCCACCCGGGACAAGATATCGAGTATGTGGTCGTCGACGACGAGAAATCCTCGCGAGACCGGGTCGCCCTCGCCCACGAAGCGATCGGGACCTACGCCGCCTCGTACTACGAAACGCAGCTGGTCAGAGCGGTCGAAAGCGTGCTCTCACCGCTCGGGTGGGACCGATCCGACATTCGCCGAGAGCTCTCCGGCGAGAGGGACGCCGTTTTGAGCTCGTTCGGAGCCACCGACGAACAGTCGTGGTAG